The nucleotide window GGATGCTTCACAGGAGAAGCAGGTGAGGATGTAAATGTCTGGCTGAGAGACATAATGTTGGTAGGGGAAGTTTCGAAATGGACCAATGATCAATTCAAAACGGCATTGGTGAGCAAGCTCAGGGGGAAAGCATTATCATGGGCTTCCCAGACATTAGGCGGGAAAATGGAGACAGTCAGCTTAGAGGAAATACttcatttaataaagaaaagattTGGATCGTATAAGAACAACGATATAACACTAAGCAGGTTCCTCTCAATAATGGTCCCGGAAACGAGAGAAGATTACTCGCAGATGCTACAGGAAGCTACTGTAATATATGAGAGATctcttataaatttggaCGCTTTGTGCCAAATggtaattaataaatcacCAATGGAGATAAAAGCTCTGTTATACCAGACCGCAACTACAGTCCAGACGTGGCAAGGATTTATACAAAAGGCGGAGGAGATATCGTGGATTCCATATCCCGATAAGATGTTAGCTAGGACTAAGCTACACGACAACGCGGGCAGAGGGCCCCACactaatttttacaaagaaaaaggatttaaaagaaacataACCCATGAAAAACTACCGCGGCATACTAATAAACGGTGCACACTCCACGGGGAATGTAACCATTCCACAAGAGACTGCAAAGCACTTACCATAATACTCAATAGAGAAAGAAACAACTTgaagagaaaaaatataaatgccGTTGAAGAATACGAAAGTGACGAGAAAGATCATgacaataaagaaattgaattCTATTTACATCATATACAAAATAGTTTTAACCCATTTTTTGTGGAAAGCCGTctctttaataaaaatacgaAAGTACTACTAGACACTGGGGCCGATGTTTCGGTCATAAATTACAATGATATTCCACAAGAAGAACGTAATAAGATTATTAGATATAATGGCGTAGTAAAAGGTATAggaaatgaaatattaaaaatagaaggCTATTTAAAAGACTGTATAATCGAAATCAATGGAAAAGGTGTGATCTTCTCACCCTTAATAATCAAAGacataaaatatgttataATAGGAGCAAATGTAATATGcgacaataaaaaactgaTTTTAGATATTCTAAATGCACCAAAATATAGAATCAACCAAATGTCGAATTCCGCATGTGATTTAGAAGAgaacaaaattttgaaagaGTACGAGGACGTCTTCAAAACAGAAATAAGCGACTATAACCTCTGCACTGCAGGTAGTCATCGTATACAGACGAACAGTACGAAGATAATTTGCCAAAGGAACGGAAGAATACCAGTATCACAAGAAGAAGCCGTAAATGAAGAAATCAACAAACTCCTAGAACTTGGAATTTTAAGGGAAAGCAGAAGTCCCTGGTGTAGCAGAATACTGATGGTACCGAAGCCTGACAAAACATGGAGAATGTGCGTAGACTATAGAGGTCTGAATAGCATAACAGTAAAGGACGCATACATGACACCTAGAATCGACGAGATTTTTGACAGTCTATCAACTGCAactatttttacaatactGGACGCGACTAGTGGATTCCATCAAATTCCTTTACAAGAAGAAGACAAGGAAAAGACAGCATTTTCGTATAGGGGGAAATTATACGAATTTAATCGTATGCCGTTCGGACTATGTAACGCCCCAGCAACATTTCAAAGGGCAATGGACAATATATTCAGAAAAGAAAACCATAATTTTGTGATCCCATACTTAGacgatattataatatattcaaGGAACAAGGAAGAACATAAGAAACATGTGAGAATAGTATTGGGAAAAATAAGAGCGGCAAATCTATCGCTTAATAAGAAAAAGTGTAAATTCTTTAGATCGGAAATAAAGATCTTGGGGAACGTCATTGGAAACGGAATCATAAAGGTAGACGAAACGCGCATTAAGGATATACAAGCGTACCCAATTCCTACCACCATAAAGGAATTAAGGAGTTTTCTAGGAATGGCCAACTATTGCAGGGATTTTGTGACAAAGATGGCAGAAATTACGGGACCCTTGTATGATGTACTTAAGGGCGAAAAACAGACATctggtaaaaaaattaaacttaCTGACAAACAGCTGGATACGTTTAAAACCGTTAAAAAAGTACTAAGCCAAAATACAATACGTACACAGCCAAATTTTAAAGCTCCATTCATTCTGGTTACTGACGCATCTGAAACGGGAATAGGAGCAGTGCTGCTGCAAAAGAACAAAACTGGAGCTGAAAAAATGATAGCCGCCTTTAGCAAAAGACTAGATAATTGTCAGAAGAATTATTCAGTTACCGATAAAGAACTTCTTGGCTTGGTTAAAGGAATAGAACATTTTAGACATTACCTTTTGGGAAGCAAATTTACGCTCAGAACAGACCACAAAGCCTTAATCTATCTATGGACAGTGAAGGATCCAACTAGTAGGATTCTCAGATGGGCACTCAAATTGGCGGAATACGACTTCGAATTGGAGTATATAAAAGGAGAGCATAACATTGCTGATGGCTTTAGTAGATTTCACCAAGAGTGTGAAACATGTAACATTGATTTACATCAGTTATCgaataataatatcaacGACATACTAGAGGAGTACCATAAAATATCAGGGCATGGGACATCAAATACCatgaaatttatgatttcaCAGGCACATAAGTGGAAAACAATGCACCAAGACATTTCGAAATTCGTAAGCAATTGCAAAACATGTCTTCGTTCGGGATATCAACGCGTGAAGACAAAGAACAAAGTAATACTTTCAGAAAGACCCAATCAGCTGTGGGAATTTGATCTGCTTGGAAAACTTTCGGACAACAGCGGAAGCGGATACATATTTGTAGCGATCGATCACTACTCTAAATGGATAGAAACCAAGATCTTACGAAGCAAAAAGAGCTGTGAAATATATAAGGCGATCGAAGAATTAATCATTAGTAAGCATGGGATACCCGAAAGAATCTTGACAGACAACGGCTTAGAGTTTGACAACAGCGTGGTACAAGCATTAGGTTCAAAGTATAATATATCATGGGAATTTTGTTCGCCATACCATCACCAGACTACAGGCGCGGTTGAGAGGGTCATACAAACATTGACGaacaaaattagaaaattagCAAACTATGGCGAAATTGGCTGGAGGAAAGTTGTCAAAGAAGCTACATTGGCAGTAAATCTATCGTTTAACCGATCAATAGGAACATCGCCGTACATTCTAAAATACGGTCAGCAAATAACAACAGCCATAGATGAGAGAATAGGAGTTACCCCTAAGACCTATACGAAGCAAGAACTTTTACGGAAGAGGGActtaaactttaaaaaatacagcAAATACATCGTTAAAGggaaaaaagatataaagcaaaagtttaaaatagGAGAAGATGTTTTAGTTTACAGAGATTACCCAGGAAGTGGAAAGTTAGAAGCTAAATGGTCACCTGGTTATATTAttgtcaaaattttaagtgAAGACGCATTTCTGgtaaaaaggaaaaattcAGCAGGCGAATTGAGAGTTAACATAAGTCATATTAAGAAGGACACGTCGAAGACTGATTGAGGGGGTGTCGTAGCCGATCAAATGCTGACCAATCATATTCTTACAAATGGACAGATTTGATTGGCtacaaaaagtatttaaaaacatttccgAAAGAGGGGATGGAAAAtccaaataaaacatttgacatttttattaacgtttgaaattttaaatataaaccctttttttaagataACGAATAagtttttgttatttaatgtttaaatgttttttatagtgCGC belongs to Vairimorpha necatrix chromosome 12, complete sequence and includes:
- a CDS encoding endonuclease, producing MENPNKTFDMATTTNNVGCFTGEAGEDVNVWLRDIMLVGEVSKWTNDQFKTALVSKLRGKALSWASQTLGGKMETVSLEEILHLIKKRFGSYKNNDITLSRFLSIMVPETREDYSQMLQEATVIYERSLINLDALCQMVINKSPMEIKALLYQTATTVQTWQGFIQKAEEISWIPYPDKMLARTKLHDNAGRGPHTNFYKEKGFKRNITHEKLPRHTNKRCTLHGECNHSTRDCKALTIILNRERNNLKRKNINAVEEYESDEKDHDNKEIEFYLHHIQNSFNPFFVESRLFNKNTKVLLDTGADVSVINYNDIPQEERNKIIRYNGVVKGIGNEILKIEGYLKDCIIEINGKGVIFSPLIIKDIKYVIIGANVICDNKKLILDILNAPKYRINQMSNSACDLEENKILKEYEDVFKTEISDYNLCTAGSHRIQTNSTKIICQRNGRIPVSQEEAVNEEINKLLELGILRESRSPWCSRILMVPKPDKTWRMCVDYRGLNSITVKDAYMTPRIDEIFDSLSTATIFTILDATSGFHQIPLQEEDKEKTAFSYRGKLYEFNRMPFGLCNAPATFQRAMDNIFRKENHNFVIPYLDDIIIYSRNKEEHKKHVRIVLGKIRAANLSLNKKKCKFFRSEIKILGNVIGNGIIKVDETRIKDIQAYPIPTTIKELRSFLGMANYCRDFVTKMAEITGPLYDVLKGEKQTSGKKIKLTDKQLDTFKTVKKVLSQNTIRTQPNFKAPFILVTDASETGIGAVLLQKNKTGAEKMIAAFSKRLDNCQKNYSVTDKELLGLVKGIEHFRHYLLGSKFTLRTDHKALIYLWTVKDPTSRILRWALKLAEYDFELEYIKGEHNIADGFSRFHQECETCNIDLHQLSNNNINDILEEYHKISGHGTSNTMKFMISQAHKWKTMHQDISKFVSNCKTCLRSGYQRVKTKNKVILSERPNQLWEFDLLGKLSDNSGSGYIFQKEL